From a single Fusobacterium ulcerans ATCC 49185 genomic region:
- a CDS encoding response regulator transcription factor gives MKNILIIEDEKKIRRYLQLELEHEKYSVDTAQDGEEGLAKFKSNFYDLILLDLMMPKLSGEEVCKIIRKTSDIPIIVLTAKDQILNKVELLDMGADDYLTKPFEIEELFARIRVALRNKSNFTNTDYIYYDILKLDLKTNALYKNEKEISLTKTEYNLFHYLLLNKELVVSREKILNEVWGYDYMGEEKIVDVYINALRKKIDYNENKFIHTVRGFGYVLKKESDKRG, from the coding sequence TTGAAAAATATTTTAATAATAGAAGATGAAAAGAAAATAAGAAGATATCTGCAATTAGAGCTGGAACATGAAAAATATTCAGTTGATACTGCTCAGGACGGAGAAGAGGGATTAGCAAAATTTAAAAGCAATTTCTATGATCTTATTCTTCTTGATCTTATGATGCCAAAACTTTCTGGAGAAGAAGTTTGCAAGATAATAAGAAAAACTTCTGATATTCCAATTATAGTTCTTACTGCAAAAGATCAGATTCTTAACAAAGTAGAACTTTTAGATATGGGAGCTGATGATTATCTTACTAAACCTTTTGAAATTGAAGAGTTATTTGCAAGAATAAGGGTTGCTTTAAGAAATAAATCTAATTTTACTAACACAGATTACATATATTATGATATATTAAAATTAGATCTTAAAACTAATGCTCTATACAAAAATGAAAAAGAAATTTCTCTCACTAAAACTGAGTATAATCTTTTTCATTATCTTTTATTAAATAAAGAATTAGTTGTATCACGTGAAAAAATACTTAATGAAGTGTGGGGATATGATTATATGGGTGAGGAAAAAATTGTAGATGTCTATATCAATGCCTTAAGAAAAAAAATTGATTATAATGAAAATAAATTTATTCATACAGTAAGAGGTTTTGGATATGTATTAAAAAAAGAAAGTGATAAGAGAGGTTAG
- a CDS encoding lipid-A-disaccharide synthase N-terminal domain-containing protein, with translation MNRFLNWDFFIIIGMIGQVFFSMRFIVQWIASERAGKSVIPFSFWIFSLGGSSLLLIYAIYRRDPVFILGQAPNLFIYSRNIYLIKKKGS, from the coding sequence ATGAACAGATTTTTAAATTGGGATTTCTTTATAATAATTGGAATGATAGGACAGGTATTTTTTTCAATGAGATTTATTGTGCAGTGGATAGCTAGTGAAAGAGCTGGGAAAAGTGTTATTCCATTTTCTTTCTGGATATTCAGTTTGGGAGGAAGTTCACTTTTATTAATCTATGCAATATACAGAAGAGATCCTGTGTTTATTCTTGGGCAGGCACCTAATCTGTTTATTTATTCAAGGAACATATATTTAATAAAGAAAAAAGGGAGTTAA
- a CDS encoding lipopolysaccharide biosynthesis protein, translating to MNRLKNLLEDKLVRNFLNVFSGDAIGSVLSIISISFITKGIGMEKYGFIVLIQGITSLVDGIFNFQSWQGFIKFFPAAKGKEEEMKKLIKFSYILDIVTAIIAFIILNSAGILIKKIYNFTPQEMFLLMIFSVYIIFNIQGTPIGILRSFDRFDMLRNQRVVTSIYNFIMLGAGFYFKLNLSYFVFVYLSSNILNGILINILALIILKKKNLLGFAFVKSSFNKELFKFTCLTNINSSMDIPVQYFDNLLIGKMLSLEQLGIYKICKTVAIVLDKIGTPIYQTLYPYFCETIARKDVKEVFRKFLKVSALLLGVCTVMVVGLNVIGFYFFSKFFSELVLNYKFEINLYILMKSLGTVFIAVHPLFLSLGYIKVETRIIFIANLVYIAVLFPLIKSSGLSGVIAAYGVQVVLIVGMKMWYILSKREKISFENQDQDMNNDYYN from the coding sequence ATGAATAGATTAAAAAATTTACTAGAAGATAAACTGGTAAGAAATTTTCTCAATGTATTCAGTGGAGATGCTATTGGATCAGTGCTTTCTATTATTTCTATATCTTTTATTACCAAGGGTATAGGTATGGAAAAATATGGATTTATTGTGTTGATACAAGGAATAACTTCATTGGTTGATGGAATATTTAATTTCCAGTCTTGGCAGGGATTCATTAAATTCTTTCCAGCAGCAAAAGGAAAAGAAGAAGAAATGAAAAAGCTTATAAAGTTTAGTTATATTTTGGATATAGTCACTGCTATAATTGCTTTTATTATTTTGAATTCAGCTGGAATACTTATAAAAAAAATATATAATTTTACTCCACAGGAAATGTTTTTATTGATGATATTTTCTGTCTATATAATTTTTAATATTCAAGGAACTCCTATTGGAATATTAAGGAGTTTTGATAGATTTGATATGTTGAGGAACCAAAGGGTAGTCACATCAATATATAATTTTATTATGTTGGGAGCAGGATTTTATTTTAAATTAAATTTATCTTATTTTGTTTTTGTATATCTTTCATCAAATATTTTAAATGGAATATTAATAAATATTCTTGCTTTGATAATTTTAAAGAAAAAAAATCTTCTTGGTTTTGCCTTTGTGAAATCAAGTTTTAATAAAGAACTCTTTAAATTTACATGTCTGACAAATATAAATTCAAGTATGGATATACCTGTACAGTATTTTGATAATCTTCTCATAGGAAAAATGCTGTCATTGGAGCAACTAGGAATATATAAAATCTGTAAAACTGTAGCCATAGTGCTTGATAAGATTGGAACACCAATTTATCAAACTTTGTATCCATATTTTTGTGAAACTATTGCAAGAAAAGATGTTAAAGAAGTATTTAGAAAATTTTTAAAAGTATCTGCACTCCTTTTAGGAGTCTGTACTGTGATGGTTGTGGGTTTGAATGTAATAGGATTTTATTTCTTTTCTAAATTTTTTAGTGAACTTGTATTAAATTATAAATTTGAAATAAATCTATATATTTTAATGAAATCTTTAGGAACAGTCTTTATTGCAGTACACCCACTTTTCCTTTCTTTAGGATATATAAAAGTGGAAACAAGAATAATATTCATAGCTAATTTGGTATATATAGCAGTGCTTTTTCCATTGATAAAAAGTTCTGGATTAAGTGGAGTCATAGCAGCATATGGAGTACAGGTAGTACTGATTGTTGGAATGAAAATGTGGTATATTCTTTCTAAAAGAGAAAAAATATCTTTTGAAAATCAGGATCAAGATATGAATAATGATTATTATAATTAA
- a CDS encoding glycosyltransferase, with protein MIPKKLHYIWLGNNSKPNLMDICINSWREKLPDYEIIEWNESNLDFENEINNNTFLKECLDRKLWAFLSDYFRMKVLYENGGIYLDTDMQIIKNLDEFLKDDFFIGLESEDMISAGIIGAVPHHEVVKDILDFYKEDIWNEPIYTIPAIITRVLKKKYSFELKDEIINIKDGSIKMYPSNYFYPYHFTEEFQYSNITEKTHGIHWWGKSWGKKKDLKKLYFLEFKHFKGIKKVLVNILIYTRVLKFVKEWKILKIANKKINF; from the coding sequence ATGATACCTAAAAAATTACATTATATATGGCTGGGAAATAATTCAAAGCCAAACTTGATGGATATATGTATCAACTCTTGGAGGGAAAAACTTCCAGATTATGAAATCATAGAATGGAATGAAAGTAATTTAGACTTTGAAAATGAAATAAACAATAATACTTTTTTAAAAGAGTGTTTAGATAGAAAGTTATGGGCTTTCTTATCTGATTATTTCAGAATGAAAGTTCTTTATGAAAATGGAGGTATTTATTTAGATACTGATATGCAGATTATAAAAAATTTAGATGAGTTTTTGAAAGATGATTTTTTTATTGGATTAGAAAGTGAAGATATGATAAGTGCAGGAATAATAGGGGCAGTCCCACATCATGAAGTGGTAAAAGATATATTGGATTTTTACAAAGAAGATATATGGAATGAGCCTATCTACACAATTCCAGCTATAATTACAAGAGTGCTGAAGAAAAAATATTCTTTTGAATTAAAAGATGAAATAATAAATATTAAAGATGGAAGTATAAAAATGTATCCATCTAATTATTTTTATCCTTATCATTTTACAGAGGAATTTCAATATTCTAACATAACTGAAAAAACTCATGGGATTCACTGGTGGGGGAAAAGCTGGGGAAAAAAGAAAGATTTAAAAAAACTGTATTTTCTTGAATTTAAACATTTTAAAGGAATTAAAAAAGTATTAGTAAATATTCTTATTTATACAAGAGTATTAAAATTTGTTAAAGAATGGAAAATATTGAAAATAGCTAATAAAAAAATTAATTTTTAG
- a CDS encoding ArnT family glycosyltransferase: MSKEDRKYILIIFFLSILSFFSNLWVKSADLMEARNFITAREMVQSGNWMIPTLNGSLRFEKPPLPTWITAGMMKIFHNTTDEYLLRIPVAVISVILIFLIYYLVKLFTEKSFYSFITSFVALSTFMIIKTGNENSWDIYSYVFAFGAVVFLVSGMKKEKTVDFIISGIFLAASVLSKGPVALYGIILPFFIAYGYIYGMEKYKKNWKGILIVFGTGLVLSGIWPVLMLLNYRGTFLNVMEKEKDTWTSKHTQGILFYLDYFVYMGIWIFFSVFGMIKKWSRERTEDKKFFDFAFMWNLLVLVLLSLVKMKKKRYGIPIYITSSLMIGSICSYYYQKGWNELRKSDRILFNIQNVFIWIVSLGIPIFLFIGGYLRKNISLGYVFLVLAMLIPFYCWMYLGKEKNMRIKNIILGSGILMLIANNSTNWFIERELREKSDKNIPKIRMAKKMHIEWDIYSEDFEIEDVWNMGKSINKLDDKTILKDEFVLLENHELDRERFKDYFVVDEKIFTRGKNDNTKLFYLEKLEDTDENISNRSSGIHRVAFNREIAERKSQSDRYR, from the coding sequence ATGTCAAAAGAAGACAGAAAGTATATATTGATTATTTTTTTCTTGTCAATCTTGTCTTTTTTTTCAAATTTATGGGTAAAAAGTGCAGATTTGATGGAGGCAAGAAATTTCATAACAGCCAGAGAAATGGTACAGAGTGGCAACTGGATGATACCAACATTAAATGGAAGTTTAAGATTTGAAAAACCTCCACTTCCTACTTGGATAACAGCTGGAATGATGAAAATATTTCACAATACAACTGATGAATATTTGCTTAGAATACCAGTAGCAGTGATTTCTGTAATACTTATTTTTCTTATTTATTATCTCGTAAAATTGTTTACTGAAAAAAGTTTTTACAGCTTTATAACATCTTTTGTTGCACTTTCTACTTTTATGATAATCAAGACAGGAAATGAAAATAGCTGGGATATATACAGTTATGTATTTGCTTTTGGAGCAGTAGTTTTTCTGGTATCAGGAATGAAAAAGGAAAAGACAGTAGATTTTATTATAAGTGGTATATTTTTGGCAGCTTCTGTATTGAGTAAAGGACCAGTAGCTCTCTATGGAATAATTCTTCCATTTTTTATTGCCTATGGATATATTTATGGAATGGAAAAGTACAAGAAAAATTGGAAAGGAATTCTGATAGTGTTTGGAACTGGACTTGTTCTTTCGGGTATATGGCCAGTTTTGATGTTATTAAATTATAGAGGGACATTTTTAAATGTAATGGAAAAAGAAAAAGATACATGGACATCAAAGCATACTCAAGGAATATTATTCTATTTAGATTACTTTGTATATATGGGAATATGGATATTTTTTTCAGTATTTGGAATGATAAAAAAATGGAGCAGAGAAAGAACAGAAGATAAAAAATTTTTTGATTTTGCATTTATGTGGAATCTGCTGGTATTGGTACTTTTATCTTTGGTTAAAATGAAGAAAAAAAGATATGGAATACCAATATATATAACTTCAAGTTTAATGATTGGTTCTATATGCAGCTACTACTATCAAAAAGGATGGAATGAACTAAGAAAATCTGACAGAATACTTTTTAATATTCAAAATGTTTTTATATGGATAGTATCCTTAGGAATTCCAATATTTCTTTTCATAGGTGGTTATTTGAGAAAAAATATTTCACTTGGATATGTGTTTCTTGTGCTGGCAATGCTGATACCATTTTACTGTTGGATGTATCTTGGAAAAGAAAAGAATATGAGAATAAAAAATATAATATTAGGAAGTGGAATATTAATGCTTATAGCAAATAACAGTACCAACTGGTTTATTGAAAGAGAACTGAGAGAAAAAAGTGATAAAAACATTCCTAAAATAAGAATGGCAAAGAAGATGCATATTGAATGGGATATCTATTCAGAAGATTTTGAAATAGAAGATGTGTGGAATATGGGAAAAAGCATAAATAAGCTTGATGATAAAACAATATTAAAGGATGAGTTTGTTCTCTTGGAAAATCATGAATTGGACAGAGAAAGATTTAAGGATTATTTTGTAGTAGATGAAAAAATATTTACTAGAGGGAAAAATGATAATACAAAATTATTTTATTTAGAAAAATTGGAGGATACAGATGAAAATATTAGTAACAGGAGCAGTGGGATTCATAGGGTCGCATTTAATAGAGAGATTGCTGAAAGAAAATCACAAAGTGATAGGTATAGATAA
- a CDS encoding EpsG family protein, translating into MMIYFIILGILGIGSLVDISDLNERVKKALYILSILILVVFFGTRGYLGYDWYSYKPNFEKTDDILQVLSGNYKNIFYSGYEIGFQLYSSVIKTFSSNYLIFNFVNTATDFLLIYFIFKRYSKYPIFVLFLYFGIHGIALEIDMMRNIKSILLFLCSIEYIEDRKPIVFIALNMLGMMFHSSSLIYFPMYFILNIKWNRKFILGLFVLGNIYYVSNVRLIINGVRMFGSYLPGGIGQKIVGYLSIIPGDFPLGFSLFYAERIVIFLLVYFASYQLMSKRYGNIFLNSTYISVFMFLFTSELSVISLRFGILFVYSYWFVIPMLIERAMAPAVKIGIVVIAALICCFRINNQLSFIGNKDIYIYENIFLKHRSAAEKWQKIEDAAKYKDEGHGKEISLLF; encoded by the coding sequence ATGATGATATATTTTATAATATTAGGAATTTTAGGCATAGGCAGTTTGGTTGATATATCAGATTTAAATGAAAGAGTAAAAAAAGCATTGTACATTCTTTCAATATTGATATTGGTTGTATTCTTTGGAACAAGAGGTTATCTAGGTTATGACTGGTATTCATATAAACCTAATTTTGAAAAAACTGATGATATTTTACAGGTTCTTTCTGGAAACTATAAAAATATATTTTATTCAGGATATGAGATTGGATTTCAATTATATTCAAGTGTAATAAAGACTTTTTCATCTAATTATCTGATTTTTAATTTCGTAAATACAGCAACTGATTTTCTTTTGATATATTTTATATTTAAGAGATATTCAAAATATCCAATATTTGTATTATTTCTATATTTTGGAATACATGGAATAGCTTTGGAAATAGATATGATGAGAAATATAAAAAGTATACTGCTATTTTTATGTTCAATAGAATATATTGAAGACAGAAAACCAATAGTATTTATTGCTTTGAATATGCTGGGAATGATGTTTCACAGTAGCTCTTTAATATATTTTCCAATGTATTTTATACTGAATATAAAATGGAATAGAAAATTTATACTGGGACTTTTTGTTCTAGGAAATATTTACTATGTTTCAAATGTTAGATTAATAATTAATGGAGTAAGAATGTTTGGGAGCTATCTTCCAGGAGGAATAGGGCAGAAAATAGTTGGATATCTTTCTATAATACCAGGAGATTTTCCATTAGGATTCTCGCTTTTTTATGCTGAAAGAATAGTAATATTTTTATTAGTATATTTTGCAAGTTACCAATTAATGAGTAAAAGATATGGAAATATATTTTTAAACAGTACTTATATATCTGTATTTATGTTTTTATTTACTTCTGAACTTTCAGTTATATCATTGAGATTTGGAATACTTTTTGTTTATTCTTATTGGTTTGTAATACCTATGCTCATAGAGAGAGCCATGGCTCCTGCTGTAAAAATAGGAATTGTTGTCATAGCAGCTCTTATATGCTGTTTTAGAATAAATAATCAATTAAGTTTTATTGGAAATAAAGATATTTATATCTATGAAAATATATTTTTGAAACATAGAAGTGCTGCTGAGAAATGGCAGAAAATAGAGGATGCAGCAAAATATAAAGATGAAGGACATGGAAAAGAAATATCACTGCTATTTTAA
- a CDS encoding glycosyltransferase family 2 protein → MERISVIAPVYNEKENIKRFIEKVEIALKKRFDSYEIILIDDGSTDGSKELLDREAERNGHVKVYHFTKNNGQTAALAAGFKVCTGDFVVTMDSDLQTDPEDIYILLAYINEYDMVNGRRATREDGINKKISSLIGNGMRNLITGDNIKDTGCPLKLFKKEVVETFYLYEGMHRFLPTLSKINGFKVIEVPVRHYDREYGQSKYGVFNRLFKGLKDAFAVRWMKKRRLSYEFEKGE, encoded by the coding sequence ATGGAAAGAATTTCAGTTATTGCCCCTGTATATAATGAGAAAGAAAATATAAAAAGATTTATAGAAAAGGTAGAGATAGCTTTGAAGAAAAGATTTGATTCTTATGAAATTATATTAATAGATGATGGGAGTACAGACGGGAGCAAAGAATTATTGGATAGGGAGGCAGAAAGAAACGGACATGTGAAAGTATATCATTTTACAAAAAATAATGGACAAACAGCAGCCTTAGCAGCAGGATTTAAAGTATGTACAGGAGATTTTGTAGTAACTATGGATTCAGATCTTCAGACTGATCCAGAAGATATCTATATACTTCTTGCATATATCAATGAATATGACATGGTAAATGGAAGAAGAGCTACAAGAGAAGATGGAATAAATAAAAAAATATCATCACTTATTGGAAATGGAATGAGAAATCTCATAACAGGGGATAATATAAAAGATACTGGATGCCCTCTTAAATTATTTAAAAAAGAAGTTGTAGAAACTTTTTACCTATATGAGGGGATGCATAGATTTCTTCCTACACTTTCTAAAATTAATGGATTTAAAGTGATAGAAGTGCCAGTAAGACACTATGACAGAGAATATGGACAATCAAAGTATGGAGTTTTCAATAGACTTTTCAAAGGATTAAAAGATGCCTTTGCAGTTAGATGGATGAAAAAAAGAAGACTTTCATATGAATTTGAAAAAGGAGAATAA
- a CDS encoding glycosyltransferase family 4 protein codes for MKILFVANYMWDIYIFRGGLLKALIADGHEVVAVAPDNGRIDMEKAIPGLKSVSITLNKRGINPMEDMKLTYDLYKLYKKEKPDIIFHYTIKPNIYGTIAARMAKKKSVAILTGLGYSFVKGGLISKVAIALYRFSLKFSKEIWVLNSDDKETLIENKIGNREKVFILPGEGTDCERFRPLSMERKDSKTIFLMVARAFFDKGFREYEEAARILRKKYGDKVEFQFLGALGGEAVSGITEEYMNKLQEEKVINYLGTVDYPENVIKEIDCLVLPSYREGISKVLMEGAAMERPIIATNVTGCKEIVDDGENGYLVNVRDSRDLAEKIEKFIHLSKEEREGMGKKGREKILKEFDEKIIIDIYRDKISKL; via the coding sequence ATGAAGATACTTTTTGTAGCTAACTATATGTGGGACATATATATTTTTAGGGGAGGATTATTAAAAGCATTAATTGCTGATGGTCATGAAGTAGTGGCAGTAGCTCCAGATAATGGAAGAATAGATATGGAAAAAGCTATTCCAGGCCTAAAATCTGTATCTATCACTCTTAATAAAAGAGGGATAAATCCTATGGAAGACATGAAATTGACATATGATTTGTATAAACTATATAAAAAAGAAAAACCTGATATTATATTTCACTACACAATTAAACCTAATATATATGGAACGATAGCTGCTAGAATGGCTAAGAAGAAATCAGTAGCAATCTTGACTGGATTGGGGTATTCCTTTGTAAAAGGAGGGCTTATTTCAAAGGTAGCAATTGCTTTGTATAGATTTTCATTGAAGTTTTCAAAGGAGATATGGGTTTTAAATTCAGATGATAAAGAAACTCTTATTGAAAATAAAATTGGAAACAGAGAGAAAGTATTTATACTTCCAGGAGAAGGAACAGATTGTGAAAGGTTCAGACCATTGTCTATGGAAAGAAAAGATAGCAAAACTATATTTCTCATGGTAGCCAGAGCTTTCTTTGATAAAGGATTCAGAGAGTATGAAGAAGCTGCAAGAATATTGAGAAAAAAATATGGAGATAAAGTTGAATTTCAATTTTTAGGAGCATTGGGAGGAGAAGCTGTATCTGGAATTACTGAAGAATATATGAATAAGCTTCAGGAGGAAAAAGTCATAAATTATCTGGGAACAGTAGATTATCCTGAAAATGTAATAAAAGAGATAGATTGTCTGGTCCTTCCATCATATAGAGAAGGAATATCAAAAGTCCTAATGGAAGGTGCAGCTATGGAGAGGCCTATAATAGCTACAAATGTCACAGGATGTAAAGAGATAGTGGATGATGGAGAGAATGGCTATCTGGTAAATGTAAGGGACAGCAGGGATCTTGCTGAAAAAATAGAAAAATTCATTCACTTGTCTAAAGAAGAGAGAGAAGGAATGGGTAAAAAAGGTAGAGAAAAAATATTAAAAGAATTTGATGAGAAAATAATAATAGATATTTATAGAGATAAGATTTCAAAACTATAG
- a CDS encoding sensor histidine kinase — MKKLSDELQKSYYILVFIFSFSCLGLLYIFASYMIKVSSADITTTSIFIDYELNEFSEKLEKNIPIDELFKGALEECPKIDNVFVIFTYQGKIYSNSEIYPKELQLKDQDEIQNIGFYDYQSLHRTIYIDGIDPIDLKIIKDLKGDKLIFFRAIGIAGVWIVLTLVIGIYISKKFYNKFIPPLRNIQEITNKINLDSLDTDVKTENNFIEFISIIQSYKNMLRRLKNQTDAQIDFVNSASHELKTPIFIIGGYVDLIKRWGASDKNILMESLDSIEDETKNMNALVTKLLFLAKDNKDSLDCKEIHLAKILEDIIGHLKVAYPKQEINFTSQNAVIYSDSDLVKQLFLNLIENAVKYGLENPIDISIVHSKNITVTIKDHGIGISKENLEHIFDRFFRVDKARSRNMGSHGLGMPIVKSIIEVLNGDLEIKSELGKGTIIHVTLPFSLK; from the coding sequence ATGAAAAAATTATCAGATGAACTCCAAAAAAGCTATTATATTCTTGTATTTATATTCTCTTTTTCATGTCTTGGTCTTCTGTATATATTTGCTTCATATATGATAAAAGTTTCAAGTGCAGATATAACGACAACAAGCATATTCATAGACTATGAATTAAACGAATTTAGTGAAAAATTAGAAAAAAATATTCCTATAGATGAACTATTCAAAGGAGCTTTAGAAGAATGTCCTAAAATAGATAACGTTTTTGTTATATTCACCTATCAGGGAAAAATATACTCTAACAGTGAAATCTATCCAAAAGAATTACAATTAAAAGATCAGGATGAAATACAAAATATAGGTTTCTATGATTATCAATCTCTTCATAGAACAATTTACATTGATGGAATTGATCCTATTGATTTAAAAATAATAAAAGATCTAAAGGGAGATAAGCTTATATTTTTTAGAGCTATAGGGATAGCAGGTGTATGGATTGTCCTCACTTTAGTTATTGGTATCTATATATCAAAAAAATTCTACAATAAATTTATTCCTCCTTTAAGAAACATTCAAGAAATAACAAATAAAATCAATCTTGATTCTTTGGATACTGATGTAAAAACAGAAAATAATTTTATTGAATTTATTTCCATTATTCAATCTTATAAAAATATGCTTAGAAGATTAAAGAATCAGACTGATGCTCAAATAGACTTTGTTAACAGTGCTTCTCATGAATTAAAAACTCCTATATTTATAATTGGAGGATATGTAGATTTGATAAAAAGATGGGGTGCTTCTGATAAAAATATTTTGATGGAATCTTTAGATTCTATTGAAGATGAAACTAAAAATATGAATGCACTGGTTACTAAACTTTTATTTCTAGCTAAAGATAATAAAGATAGTCTTGATTGTAAAGAAATACATCTAGCAAAAATTTTAGAAGATATAATAGGACACCTAAAAGTAGCTTATCCAAAACAAGAGATAAATTTTACCTCTCAGAATGCAGTAATATATTCTGACTCTGACCTTGTAAAACAGCTTTTTCTCAATCTAATAGAAAATGCTGTTAAATATGGATTGGAAAATCCTATTGATATTTCTATTGTACACAGTAAAAATATTACAGTAACTATCAAAGATCATGGTATTGGAATAAGTAAGGAAAATCTTGAACATATTTTTGATAGATTCTTCAGAGTAGATAAAGCAAGAAGCAGAAATATGGGAAGTCATGGATTGGGAATGCCAATAGTTAAAAGTATAATAGAAGTGTTGAATGGAGATTTGGAAATAAAAAGTGAATTAGGAAAAGGAACTATTATACATGTTACTCTTCCTTTTTCTCTAAAATAA
- a CDS encoding glycosyltransferase, translating into MELSIIVPIYNVEDYLEECLESLYNIKNIELEIILVNDGSKDNSFKIMEKFKDIYPEKTVLINKKNGGLSSARNTGMKAAVGEYISFIDSDDFIDADEFERFFKEGKKDKLDVIVGNMRYYIPEKTGAPLFRSEVVKNSGILKGVDFFWELFQKPKCFREEVVDDIYRREFLLKNNIWFNENIVHEDSEFTPLVYLKAEKVRYIDRAFYFYRQRTGSIMNKVSEKSIVSLESICERFFDEYKKLDSVKGKDGLSALILSFYSVVVYKRYNGAGDWKRAHKRYKELYKGLKNSKKFEFEEFLLSFSVFIPNTLRKILGKQITNVQKIPKF; encoded by the coding sequence ATGGAGCTTAGTATAATTGTTCCTATATATAATGTAGAAGATTATCTGGAAGAATGTCTGGAGAGTTTGTACAATATAAAAAATATAGAACTGGAAATAATACTGGTAAATGATGGATCAAAAGACAACAGTTTTAAGATTATGGAAAAATTTAAAGATATATATCCTGAAAAAACTGTTTTGATAAATAAGAAAAATGGTGGACTTTCATCTGCAAGAAATACAGGGATGAAAGCTGCTGTTGGAGAATATATATCATTTATAGACAGTGATGATTTTATAGATGCTGATGAATTTGAAAGGTTTTTTAAAGAGGGGAAAAAAGATAAATTAGATGTTATAGTAGGAAATATGAGATATTATATTCCTGAAAAAACAGGAGCTCCTCTATTTAGGTCAGAAGTGGTAAAAAACAGTGGAATATTAAAAGGTGTTGATTTCTTCTGGGAACTTTTTCAAAAGCCTAAGTGTTTTAGAGAAGAAGTTGTAGATGATATATACAGAAGAGAGTTTTTATTAAAAAATAATATCTGGTTTAATGAAAATATTGTCCATGAAGACAGCGAGTTTACTCCTTTAGTGTATTTGAAAGCTGAGAAAGTCAGATATATAGACAGGGCATTTTATTTTTATAGACAGAGAACTGGAAGTATAATGAATAAAGTTTCAGAAAAAAGTATAGTTTCATTAGAGAGTATATGTGAAAGATTTTTTGATGAATATAAAAAGCTGGATTCTGTAAAGGGAAAAGACGGACTGTCTGCACTTATACTCAGTTTCTACTCTGTAGTTGTATATAAAAGATATAATGGAGCAGGGGATTGGAAAAGAGCTCATAAGAGATATAAGGAGCTTTACAAGGGTTTAAAAAATAGTAAAAAATTTGAATTTGAAGAATTTCTTTTGTCTTTTTCAGTTTTTATACCTAATACACTCAGAAAAATTTTAGGAAAACAGATAACAAATGTTCAGAAAATACCAAAATTCTAA